One stretch of Streptomyces agglomeratus DNA includes these proteins:
- a CDS encoding FG-GAP repeat domain-containing protein translates to MCHLEPVIRVGWVVRRRLAGAAVGCAVLLTGCGASADGGSPTPGAKADSSPTATVKKAAAPVRPVPHGRGSRVAEDFNGDGHRDLVLNDLVKGPEDRLGDDAGIGIVYGSEPPRSLDPSVRQLLTPARNAARTEGVLPAAFDAEAACDLDKDGFADLVVTTDPPYNGTGAPPVPLQILFGSANGLTGKAVKLRIPDGARFGREWPGHPVCGDFDGDGSNDLAVTASGGRLSHLRGPFTRAGAPRAAGSAIPSAGPVLASPDLAPDVNGDGYDDLVSATRPHEPGTAARATLLLGGPAGPGRPGGAYTFKAVTARPAALAAGEETSTTAVLRHADFDGDKKPDTVVRTHRGETMDAITLHSSDSAAGGRALTFSTEVFSAQQP, encoded by the coding sequence ATGTGCCATCTGGAACCGGTGATACGGGTGGGGTGGGTCGTGCGAAGAAGGCTGGCCGGGGCAGCAGTGGGCTGCGCCGTATTACTGACGGGCTGCGGCGCCTCCGCCGACGGGGGCTCCCCGACACCGGGCGCCAAGGCGGACTCCTCGCCCACCGCGACGGTGAAGAAGGCCGCCGCGCCCGTACGCCCCGTACCGCACGGCAGGGGCAGCCGCGTCGCCGAGGACTTCAACGGCGACGGCCACCGCGACCTCGTGCTCAACGACCTGGTCAAGGGCCCCGAGGACCGCCTGGGCGACGACGCCGGCATCGGCATCGTGTACGGCTCCGAGCCCCCGCGGTCCCTCGACCCCTCCGTACGCCAGCTCCTCACGCCCGCCCGCAACGCGGCCCGCACCGAGGGCGTCCTCCCCGCGGCCTTCGACGCCGAGGCGGCCTGCGACCTCGACAAGGACGGTTTCGCCGACCTGGTGGTCACCACGGACCCGCCGTACAACGGCACCGGGGCACCGCCCGTACCGCTCCAGATCCTCTTCGGCTCCGCGAACGGCCTCACCGGCAAGGCGGTCAAGCTCCGCATCCCCGACGGCGCCCGGTTCGGCAGGGAATGGCCCGGCCACCCCGTCTGCGGCGACTTCGACGGCGACGGCAGCAACGACCTGGCGGTGACGGCGAGCGGCGGCCGCCTCAGCCACCTGCGCGGCCCCTTCACGCGCGCCGGAGCCCCGCGCGCCGCCGGGAGCGCCATCCCGAGCGCCGGACCCGTGCTCGCCTCCCCCGACCTCGCGCCCGACGTCAACGGCGACGGTTACGACGACCTGGTCTCCGCCACCCGCCCGCACGAGCCGGGGACGGCCGCACGGGCGACGCTGCTGCTCGGCGGTCCGGCGGGCCCCGGGCGGCCGGGCGGTGCGTACACCTTCAAGGCGGTGACGGCGCGGCCGGCCGCCCTCGCGGCCGGTGAGGAGACGTCCACGACGGCCGTCCTGCGGCACGCCGACTTCGACGGTGACAAGAAGCCGGACACGGTGGTGCGTACGCACCGGGGCGAGACGATGGACGCGATCACGCTGCATTCGTCCGATTCCGCCGCCGGTGGGAGAGCGCTCACCTTCTCCACCGAGGTTTTCTCCGCCCAGCAGCCCTGA
- a CDS encoding Yip1 family protein, producing the protein MAGFRIGRGRDNRTPQQQPQRQQQQQRQQQPYGQQASSPQPPYGQQQWPQAPQYGGQHGEPEYFGDPDPHAHQGQSRGGYGGGSAPGGGGQYPHGDNSRGNPNNPGHTTAFSIGEDPYGDGSTYHAGNTAAPPAGPRLHWKQLLSGIVLRPGPTFWQMRDYPVWGPALVVTFLYGLLAIFGFDKAREEAINATLTSAIPYVLTTGIAVIICGLILGAVTHTLARQLGGDGSWQPTVGLSMLIMSMTDAPRLVFAMFLGGENALVQVLGWVTWLGAAALFTSMVSKSHDLPWQKALGASAIQLVALLSLIKLGTI; encoded by the coding sequence GTGGCTGGATTCAGGATCGGACGCGGCCGGGACAACCGCACCCCGCAACAACAACCGCAGCGGCAACAGCAGCAGCAACGGCAGCAACAGCCGTACGGGCAGCAGGCGTCATCGCCTCAGCCCCCGTACGGCCAGCAGCAGTGGCCGCAGGCACCGCAGTACGGCGGACAGCACGGCGAGCCCGAATACTTCGGCGACCCGGACCCACACGCGCACCAGGGCCAGTCCCGGGGCGGCTACGGAGGCGGGTCGGCCCCCGGGGGAGGCGGCCAGTACCCGCACGGCGACAACTCCCGCGGGAACCCCAACAACCCGGGTCACACCACGGCCTTCAGCATCGGCGAGGACCCGTACGGCGACGGCAGCACCTACCACGCCGGCAACACCGCCGCCCCGCCCGCGGGCCCGCGCCTGCACTGGAAGCAGCTGCTGAGCGGCATCGTGCTGCGCCCCGGCCCGACGTTCTGGCAGATGCGCGACTACCCGGTGTGGGGACCCGCCCTGGTCGTCACGTTCCTCTACGGGCTGCTCGCGATCTTCGGCTTCGACAAGGCGCGCGAAGAGGCCATCAACGCGACCCTGACGAGCGCCATCCCGTACGTCCTGACCACCGGCATCGCGGTGATCATCTGCGGCCTGATCCTGGGCGCGGTGACGCACACCCTGGCCCGCCAGCTCGGCGGTGACGGCTCCTGGCAGCCGACCGTCGGCCTCTCGATGCTGATCATGTCGATGACGGACGCCCCGCGCCTGGTCTTCGCGATGTTCCTGGGCGGCGAGAACGCGCTGGTCCAGGTGCTCGGCTGGGTGACCTGGCTGGGCGCGGCGGCCCTGTTCACCTCGATGGTGAGCAAGTCGCACGACCTGCCGTGGCAGAAGGCCCTCGGCGCGTCCGCGATCCAGCTGGTGGCGCTGCTGTCACTGATCAAGCTGGGCACCATCTGA
- a CDS encoding phosphoribosyltransferase, producing the protein MSAVRENLTYEGFGVAVRELAQSIADDGYEPDIVLSIARGGVFVAGGLAYALDVKNIHLVNVEFYTGVGTTLEMPVMLAPVPDAIDFSNKKVLITDDVADTGKTLKLVHDFCLDHVAEVRSAVVYEKSHSLVKCEYVWKRTDEWINFPWSVQKPVVRRTGQVLDA; encoded by the coding sequence ATGAGTGCTGTACGGGAAAATCTGACGTACGAGGGGTTCGGCGTCGCCGTGCGCGAGCTCGCGCAGAGCATCGCCGACGACGGGTACGAGCCCGACATCGTGCTGAGCATCGCGCGCGGCGGGGTCTTCGTCGCCGGCGGCCTGGCGTACGCGCTCGACGTGAAGAACATCCACCTGGTGAACGTCGAGTTCTACACCGGGGTCGGGACGACCCTCGAAATGCCGGTCATGCTGGCGCCGGTGCCGGACGCGATCGACTTCAGCAACAAGAAGGTGCTGATCACGGACGACGTCGCCGACACCGGCAAGACGCTCAAGCTCGTCCACGACTTCTGCCTCGATCATGTGGCGGAGGTCCGCAGCGCGGTCGTCTACGAGAAGTCCCACTCGCTCGTGAAGTGCGAGTACGTGTGGAAGCGCACCGACGAGTGGATCAACTTCCCGTGGAGTGTGCAGAAGCCCGTCGTGCGGCGCACCGGGCAGGTCCTGGACGCGTAG
- a CDS encoding FG-GAP-like repeat-containing protein: protein MKYNHRAALAASVVAVLTGSLVTTATGTAAAAGSEVQSDFNGDGVRDLAVGAPGARAAGIHGAGAVITYYGGSDGVSPARHTLIDQNVVGGPGSAESYDLFGAATATGDFDDDGFADLAVSSPREDVGGDANGGTVQILWGAAQGLAGGATVADPEPTRHDHFGAALAAGDFDGDGKDDLAVGSTSATLHVFKKGISKSGKPGAVTARGLPLRSATDAGIFNLTAGDVNKDSRADLVVNGLNRTASATDGKYHNVNYYLPGSADGPTAIGSRRMPGGVSGAIGDIDGDGFGDIVTGVYWGRATPDGAIGGKVLVNYGSANGPSIRTQTITQESGSIRGDSEDWDKFGEAVALGDIDGDGRMDLSVGTPRENFRTAEGMRYNKGTLTVLYGTSKGVGTGERTQYFHQASVGVPGSLSSGHQWGAALLMNDINGDGKSDVAVGSQWDDNGDGSVTVLPSDGRQASATVPGVVRLRGKEAGMDPVGYPQFGAALHNTRKVSEIASDAN from the coding sequence GTGAAGTACAACCATCGAGCCGCCCTCGCCGCCTCCGTTGTCGCCGTCCTCACCGGGAGCCTGGTCACGACGGCCACAGGGACCGCGGCCGCGGCCGGGTCAGAGGTTCAGAGCGACTTCAACGGCGACGGCGTACGGGACCTGGCGGTCGGCGCGCCCGGGGCCCGGGCCGCAGGAATCCACGGGGCCGGTGCGGTCATCACGTACTACGGCGGTTCGGACGGCGTGAGCCCCGCGCGGCACACCCTCATCGATCAGAACGTCGTGGGCGGTCCCGGTTCCGCGGAGTCGTACGACCTCTTCGGCGCTGCCACGGCCACGGGCGACTTCGACGACGACGGCTTCGCCGACCTGGCGGTCTCCAGCCCGCGCGAGGACGTGGGCGGTGACGCCAACGGCGGTACGGTACAGATCCTGTGGGGGGCCGCCCAGGGTCTGGCCGGCGGCGCGACCGTCGCGGATCCGGAGCCCACCCGGCACGACCACTTCGGCGCCGCTCTCGCCGCGGGGGACTTCGACGGTGACGGGAAGGACGACCTGGCCGTCGGCTCCACCTCGGCCACCCTCCATGTCTTCAAGAAGGGCATCTCGAAGTCCGGCAAGCCGGGCGCCGTGACCGCGCGCGGGCTGCCGCTGCGCAGTGCCACGGACGCCGGCATCTTCAACCTCACCGCGGGCGACGTAAACAAGGACAGCCGGGCGGACCTGGTGGTCAACGGCCTTAACCGGACCGCGTCCGCGACCGACGGCAAGTACCACAACGTCAACTACTACCTGCCCGGCTCCGCCGACGGCCCGACCGCGATCGGCAGCCGGCGGATGCCCGGTGGCGTCAGCGGAGCCATCGGCGACATCGACGGCGACGGCTTCGGTGACATCGTCACCGGCGTCTACTGGGGGCGCGCCACGCCGGACGGCGCCATCGGCGGCAAGGTCCTCGTCAACTACGGTTCCGCGAACGGCCCTTCGATACGTACGCAGACCATCACGCAGGAGTCCGGGAGCATCCGTGGCGACTCCGAGGACTGGGACAAGTTCGGTGAAGCGGTCGCGCTCGGCGACATCGACGGCGACGGCAGGATGGACCTGTCCGTCGGCACGCCGCGGGAGAACTTCCGGACCGCGGAAGGCATGCGCTACAACAAGGGCACGCTGACCGTGCTGTACGGCACGTCCAAGGGCGTCGGCACCGGCGAGCGGACGCAGTACTTCCACCAGGCCAGCGTCGGGGTGCCGGGCAGCCTCTCCTCGGGCCACCAGTGGGGTGCCGCCCTCCTCATGAACGACATCAACGGTGACGGTAAGTCCGACGTGGCCGTTGGCTCCCAGTGGGACGACAACGGCGACGGCTCCGTGACCGTCCTCCCGTCCGACGGCCGGCAGGCGAGCGCGACCGTGCCGGGTGTGGTGCGGCTTCGCGGCAAGGAGGCCGGCATGGATCCGGTGGGCTATCCGCAGTTCGGCGCCGCGCTGCACAACACGCGCAAGGTTTCGGAGATCGCCTCGGACGCCAACTGA
- a CDS encoding FG-GAP and VCBS repeat-containing protein produces the protein MHRSLRTTLATATAAALTGGLLVAGAGAAAAAPTAGLQGDFNRDGYRDLAVSAAGATVKGHSGAGALTVLYGSPAGAGAQKTQTITQETPGVPGTAEKGDAFGGHTATADFNGDGYADLAIGARFEDVGSDVDGGTVTVVFGSATGLTGGVTVADPTSTKHDHFGSVMAAGDFNGDGKPDLAVTADNNRIDVFRGGISKSGTTGGRYTLTTPVLAVEGHDIFNVTAGNVNNDGRTDLVVDGYEGDATGEWSYNANYYLPGSSSGITTTGARKLPAGIITDIGDTNGDSFGDIVVGNSWDTDGGVAKGGAVQVVYGTAGGPTGGKDTITQDSPGVPGSSETGDGFGWELSLGDINGDGLQDLAVGAANEDIGGVADTGMVTVMYGTPSGFSTSGAQAIEQDTPGVPGASEKLDGFGGEVFLSDTTGDGKADLTVGVPWENAQDGYVVAFRSDGTKISTAGRGIGLTAAGISTAGTPRLGANISG, from the coding sequence ATGCACAGAAGCCTTCGCACCACGCTCGCCACCGCCACCGCTGCCGCCCTCACCGGCGGCCTGCTCGTCGCCGGAGCCGGCGCGGCCGCCGCCGCGCCCACCGCCGGCCTCCAGGGCGACTTCAACCGCGACGGCTACCGCGACCTGGCGGTCTCCGCGGCCGGCGCCACCGTCAAGGGCCACAGCGGCGCGGGCGCCCTGACCGTCCTGTACGGCTCCCCGGCCGGCGCCGGCGCCCAGAAGACCCAGACGATCACCCAGGAGACCCCGGGCGTCCCGGGCACCGCCGAGAAGGGGGACGCCTTCGGCGGCCACACCGCCACCGCCGACTTCAACGGCGACGGCTACGCGGACCTCGCCATCGGCGCGCGCTTCGAGGACGTCGGCTCGGACGTCGACGGCGGCACGGTCACCGTCGTGTTCGGCAGCGCGACCGGCCTGACCGGTGGCGTGACCGTCGCGGACCCGACGAGCACCAAGCACGACCACTTCGGCTCGGTCATGGCCGCGGGCGACTTCAACGGGGACGGCAAGCCGGACCTGGCCGTCACCGCCGACAACAACAGGATCGACGTCTTCCGCGGCGGTATCAGCAAGTCCGGCACCACCGGCGGCCGTTACACCCTCACCACCCCGGTCCTCGCGGTCGAGGGCCACGACATCTTCAACGTCACCGCGGGCAACGTGAACAACGACGGCCGCACCGACCTGGTCGTCGACGGTTACGAGGGCGACGCCACCGGCGAGTGGTCGTACAACGCCAACTACTACCTGCCGGGCAGCTCCTCCGGCATCACCACGACCGGCGCCAGGAAGCTCCCGGCTGGCATCATCACCGACATCGGCGACACCAACGGCGACAGCTTCGGTGACATCGTCGTCGGCAACTCGTGGGACACCGACGGAGGCGTCGCGAAGGGCGGCGCGGTCCAGGTCGTCTACGGCACGGCGGGCGGCCCGACCGGGGGCAAGGACACCATCACCCAGGACAGCCCCGGCGTTCCGGGCAGCTCGGAGACCGGCGACGGGTTCGGCTGGGAGCTCTCCCTGGGCGACATCAACGGCGACGGCCTCCAGGACCTGGCCGTCGGCGCCGCCAACGAGGACATCGGCGGCGTGGCCGACACCGGCATGGTCACGGTCATGTACGGCACCCCGAGCGGCTTCTCCACCTCGGGCGCCCAGGCGATCGAGCAGGACACCCCCGGCGTCCCCGGCGCGAGCGAGAAGCTCGACGGCTTCGGCGGCGAGGTCTTCCTCTCCGACACGACCGGCGACGGCAAGGCGGACCTGACGGTCGGCGTGCCGTGGGAGAACGCGCAGGACGGTTACGTCGTGGCGTTCCGCTCCGACGGCACGAAGATCTCGACGGCGGGCAGGGGCATCGGGCTGACCGCCGCCGGCATCTCGACGGCGGGCACACCGCGGCTGGGCGCGAACATCTCCGGCTGA
- a CDS encoding excalibur calcium-binding domain-containing protein, whose translation MKRVYVGGVLIMLVGFGCGSADGPERDRAAAVGAKPRPGPTVTETVTAKPLAKSLAGPTATATVTADPRPRVTITEPGPTVTVTETETAEVYDAGSGGSWGSGGSDDGGSDVYYENCSAARAAGAAPVHRGDPGYGSHLDRDNDGTGCDWG comes from the coding sequence ATGAAGCGCGTATACGTCGGTGGTGTGCTGATCATGCTGGTCGGTTTCGGCTGTGGCAGTGCTGACGGGCCGGAGCGCGACCGAGCGGCGGCAGTGGGCGCGAAGCCGCGCCCCGGCCCGACCGTCACCGAGACGGTCACTGCCAAGCCACTCGCCAAGTCACTCGCCGGGCCGACCGCCACGGCGACTGTCACCGCGGATCCCAGGCCCAGGGTGACCATCACTGAGCCCGGCCCGACCGTGACCGTCACGGAGACGGAAACCGCCGAGGTCTACGACGCCGGGAGCGGGGGGAGCTGGGGGAGTGGAGGAAGCGACGACGGGGGCTCGGACGTCTACTACGAGAACTGCTCCGCCGCCCGCGCCGCCGGCGCCGCACCCGTTCACCGGGGCGACCCCGGCTACGGCAGCCACCTGGACCGCGACAACGACGGCACGGGATGCGACTGGGGCTGA
- a CDS encoding VOC family protein, with the protein MPEVLGIGHITLTVSDVKRSAEFYNRVLDTQTVLDVEDEYGPFVVDASPSFVLGFRKHEATSQADVFAPSRVGLDHCGFHVADRGQLEAWEARLDEQGVSHSGIVEDPYGLHLSFKDPDNIALEFFCPPEQG; encoded by the coding sequence ATGCCCGAGGTTCTCGGAATTGGGCACATCACCCTGACCGTGAGCGACGTGAAGCGCAGCGCGGAGTTCTACAACCGGGTGCTGGACACGCAGACGGTTCTCGACGTGGAGGACGAATACGGACCATTCGTGGTCGACGCCTCCCCGTCGTTCGTCCTGGGCTTCCGCAAGCACGAGGCGACGAGCCAGGCGGACGTGTTCGCCCCGTCGCGCGTCGGGCTCGACCACTGCGGGTTCCATGTCGCCGACCGGGGCCAGTTGGAGGCTTGGGAGGCCCGGCTCGACGAGCAGGGAGTGTCGCACTCCGGCATCGTCGAGGACCCGTACGGACTCCATCTCAGCTTCAAGGATCCGGACAACATCGCTCTGGAGTTCTTCTGCCCGCCCGAACAGGGCTGA
- a CDS encoding PA14 domain-containing protein — protein MNRPRGTTVATASAVVLATAGGLLSAAAPASAAVTCASPVFKRTFYANTAFSGTPKATDCDSAIDENWGTGAPRTSGMPADNFGVRWAVTRDFGSGGPFTFTASSRDGIRVYLDGVRKVDLWKNVSTTVSKTVNVTIPSGKHSLRIDFVNWTGAANVKFGYAPRTSATVDTVKPLVPAGTTVTYSTAATSTKVSWAKNVEMDLAGYRVYRRLKGASYPATPIATTTSTSYTDTAVPKDGNVYYYEVRAYDKAGNASSGTADLGVTTVDRTAPAAPKGVEDNWTMEYPDEITLYWDGNTEPDLAGYRVYRSTSSTVALTAENRMTGDTLSSGGYTGPLPQTGDVYYYVVTAVDTHGNESVASHKAMYYTRDLTGPVDTAHNARATESEAGVTLTWDASERTSDDFAGYSVFRSLKPRDAKAPREDVGKGVKGTSFTDAAPPAGATYYYWVVAVDHAGNGGPVSNEVAVSVAGNTTAPAALTGVTAVPKENGVTLSWDASKEPGLDHYRVLRGTLADGQWTYAPVIDSWHLKPWEITGTTFHDAVPADGQKVRYSVVAIDQYGNQLTPDTGATVADATELDLRPTAPAATGAPLGHLGADRSGRLSWWLSVEEDGSKVSGYKIRRWNPQTESFELIGTEPNGSGDISWYDTSMPTATTVCYRVSVLYTDGTESGASEAVTVSY, from the coding sequence ATGAACCGACCCAGAGGCACAACGGTCGCCACCGCCAGCGCCGTCGTGCTCGCCACCGCGGGCGGCCTGCTCAGTGCGGCCGCTCCCGCCTCCGCCGCCGTGACCTGCGCGTCGCCCGTCTTCAAGCGGACGTTCTACGCGAACACCGCCTTCTCGGGGACCCCCAAGGCCACGGACTGTGACTCCGCGATCGACGAGAACTGGGGCACCGGCGCTCCGCGCACCAGCGGCATGCCCGCCGACAACTTCGGTGTCCGCTGGGCCGTGACCCGCGACTTCGGCTCCGGCGGGCCCTTCACGTTCACTGCTTCCTCCCGCGACGGCATCCGCGTCTACCTCGACGGCGTCCGCAAGGTCGACCTGTGGAAGAACGTCTCCACCACCGTCTCCAAGACCGTCAACGTCACGATTCCGTCGGGCAAGCACAGCCTCCGCATCGACTTCGTCAACTGGACCGGCGCCGCCAACGTCAAGTTCGGCTACGCGCCCCGCACTTCGGCGACGGTCGACACGGTCAAGCCGCTCGTCCCGGCCGGGACCACCGTCACCTACAGCACGGCGGCCACGTCCACGAAGGTCAGCTGGGCCAAGAACGTGGAGATGGACCTCGCCGGGTACCGCGTGTACCGGCGGCTGAAGGGCGCCTCCTACCCCGCGACGCCGATCGCGACGACGACGTCCACCTCGTACACCGACACGGCCGTCCCGAAGGACGGCAACGTCTACTACTACGAGGTCCGCGCCTACGACAAGGCCGGCAACGCCTCCTCGGGCACCGCCGACCTCGGGGTCACCACCGTCGACCGCACCGCCCCCGCCGCCCCGAAAGGCGTCGAGGACAACTGGACCATGGAATACCCGGACGAGATCACCCTCTACTGGGACGGCAACACGGAGCCCGACCTCGCCGGCTACCGCGTGTACCGCTCGACGTCCTCAACGGTCGCCCTCACCGCCGAGAACCGGATGACCGGCGACACGTTGTCGTCCGGCGGCTACACCGGGCCCCTGCCGCAGACCGGCGACGTCTATTACTACGTCGTCACCGCCGTCGACACGCACGGCAACGAGTCGGTGGCCTCGCACAAGGCGATGTACTACACCCGCGACCTGACCGGCCCGGTCGACACCGCCCACAACGCGCGGGCCACGGAAAGCGAGGCGGGCGTCACGCTGACCTGGGACGCCTCGGAGCGGACCAGCGACGACTTCGCGGGCTACTCGGTCTTCCGCTCGCTCAAGCCGCGCGACGCCAAGGCCCCGCGTGAGGACGTCGGCAAGGGAGTGAAGGGCACCTCCTTCACCGACGCGGCCCCGCCGGCCGGCGCCACGTACTACTACTGGGTGGTCGCCGTGGACCACGCAGGAAACGGCGGCCCCGTGTCCAACGAGGTGGCCGTCAGCGTCGCCGGCAACACGACCGCGCCGGCCGCGCTCACCGGAGTGACCGCCGTCCCGAAGGAGAACGGCGTCACCCTCTCCTGGGACGCAAGCAAGGAGCCCGGCCTCGACCACTATCGCGTGCTGCGCGGCACCCTTGCGGATGGTCAGTGGACGTACGCGCCGGTGATCGACTCCTGGCACCTCAAGCCCTGGGAGATCACCGGGACGACGTTCCACGACGCCGTGCCCGCTGACGGGCAGAAGGTGCGCTACAGCGTCGTGGCCATCGACCAGTACGGCAACCAGCTCACCCCGGACACCGGCGCGACCGTCGCCGATGCCACCGAGCTGGACCTCCGCCCGACCGCGCCGGCCGCGACGGGCGCTCCGCTGGGCCACCTCGGCGCCGACCGCAGCGGCCGGCTGTCGTGGTGGCTGTCCGTGGAGGAGGACGGGAGCAAGGTCTCCGGCTACAAGATCCGCCGCTGGAACCCGCAGACGGAGTCGTTCGAGCTGATCGGAACAGAGCCCAACGGCAGCGGCGACATCAGCTGGTACGACACCAGCATGCCGACCGCCACCACGGTGTGCTACCGCGTCAGCGTCCTCTACACGGACGGCACCGAGTCCGGTGCGTCCGAGGCCGTCACCGTCAGCTACTGA
- the dcd gene encoding dCTP deaminase → MLLSDKDIRAEIDAGRVRIDPYDESMVQPSSIDVRLDRYFRVFENHRYPHIDPAVEQADLTREVEPEGDEAFILHPGEFVLASTYEKITLPDNLASRLEGKSSLGRLGLVTHSTAGFIDPGFSGHVTLELSNLATLPIKLWPGMKIGQLCMFQLSSPTEFPYGSERYGSRYQGQRGPTASRSFLNFHRTQV, encoded by the coding sequence GTGCTTCTCTCAGACAAGGACATCCGGGCCGAGATCGACGCCGGACGCGTGCGTATTGATCCGTACGACGAATCCATGGTGCAGCCCTCGAGCATCGACGTGCGGCTCGACCGCTACTTCCGGGTGTTCGAGAACCACCGCTACCCCCACATCGACCCGGCCGTGGAGCAGGCGGACCTGACGCGCGAGGTCGAGCCGGAGGGGGACGAGGCGTTCATCCTGCACCCCGGTGAGTTCGTACTGGCCTCGACGTACGAGAAGATCACGCTGCCGGACAACCTCGCGTCGCGGCTGGAGGGCAAGAGCTCCCTCGGGCGGCTCGGGCTCGTCACCCATTCGACCGCCGGGTTCATCGACCCCGGGTTCTCCGGGCACGTCACCCTTGAGCTCTCGAATCTGGCCACCCTGCCGATCAAGCTCTGGCCGGGCATGAAGATCGGGCAGCTGTGCATGTTCCAGCTGAGCTCGCCCACGGAGTTCCCGTACGGTTCCGAGCGGTACGGGTCGCGTTACCAAGGGCAGCGCGGGCCGACGGCCTCGCGGTCCTTCCTCAATTTCCATCGGACGCAGGTGTGA
- a CDS encoding SCO2400 family protein: protein MCPGCGAYAPDIAPPTDLLHSTDLLHSEETPADLPAGIPAEAPGPVSGAGAQHGDAAPVEGTSASGQGRAARRRQLARWKKHRRRAVLATAVALVGGGLTVAALPSSRPSSHTHAAPPPEPVGGSATPGAVAAGTPSEQPDASDARDPRTRRAAASGRQDGTAAADPAPAPGGQTETGTAAGLPAHPNTAPDSGFDSAGETAGQAVGEAAGRAARQSAGQSAPEAATGAGAAQAGESAQAAGGGDAAAPRPAPLPETDAPAAGEGPGLVRTLVGGLLPTASADEPASPAHVCLIGVCVGER, encoded by the coding sequence GTGTGCCCCGGGTGCGGCGCCTACGCTCCGGACATCGCTCCGCCCACCGACCTTCTCCACAGCACCGACCTTCTCCACAGCGAGGAGACACCGGCGGACCTACCGGCTGGCATACCGGCGGAGGCCCCCGGGCCGGTTTCCGGCGCCGGCGCTCAGCACGGCGACGCCGCGCCGGTCGAGGGCACTTCCGCCTCCGGCCAGGGCCGGGCGGCCCGGCGGCGGCAGCTCGCCCGGTGGAAGAAGCACCGGCGGCGGGCCGTGCTCGCGACGGCCGTCGCCCTGGTCGGTGGCGGCCTCACGGTCGCCGCACTGCCGTCCTCCAGACCGTCGAGCCACACCCACGCCGCCCCGCCGCCGGAACCGGTCGGCGGTTCGGCCACTCCCGGGGCCGTGGCCGCCGGCACACCTTCGGAGCAGCCCGACGCCTCCGACGCGCGTGACCCGCGCACACGGCGCGCCGCCGCATCCGGCCGGCAGGACGGCACAGCCGCCGCCGATCCCGCACCGGCCCCCGGCGGGCAGACGGAAACCGGCACGGCCGCCGGCCTCCCCGCCCACCCGAACACGGCCCCGGACTCCGGCTTCGACTCCGCGGGAGAGACGGCGGGACAGGCGGTGGGCGAGGCAGCGGGGCGGGCGGCACGGCAGTCGGCCGGGCAGTCCGCACCCGAGGCGGCCACCGGTGCGGGAGCGGCGCAGGCCGGAGAGTCCGCACAGGCGGCGGGGGGCGGTGACGCCGCGGCCCCACGCCCGGCGCCGCTCCCCGAAACGGACGCGCCCGCCGCCGGCGAAGGCCCCGGCCTCGTCCGCACCCTTGTGGGCGGTCTTCTGCCGACCGCCTCGGCGGACGAGCCCGCTTCACCGGCGCACGTGTGCCTGATCGGTGTGTGCGTCGGGGAACGGTGA
- a CDS encoding type II toxin-antitoxin system HicB family antitoxin, whose product MTTRTRYHARLHRIGRWWAVDIPEVAVHTQCRTLDEAEDMARDAIAEALGTVPDTIAVELAVPEFAPLLEGVLEARTRRAAADAAELRALADAARSLVEDLGVSQNDAGRLLGLSHQDVSRLSTARGAAESRPWRLGPLSAPGGQAAPGGQGRPGGQGGPPGGQGPAGPRAPVGPGAPGPGRADGYGSSDGGTIRPNRRLHAPTSRPAWAVRDDDADAGARTWSDA is encoded by the coding sequence GTGACCACACGCACCCGCTACCACGCCCGACTGCATCGGATCGGCCGGTGGTGGGCCGTCGACATCCCCGAAGTCGCCGTCCACACCCAGTGCCGCACCCTGGACGAGGCCGAGGACATGGCGCGCGACGCCATCGCCGAAGCGCTCGGCACGGTGCCGGACACCATCGCCGTTGAGCTGGCGGTTCCGGAGTTCGCCCCGCTGCTGGAGGGCGTACTGGAGGCACGGACGCGCCGTGCCGCTGCCGATGCCGCCGAACTCCGGGCACTCGCCGACGCCGCGCGTTCCCTGGTCGAGGACTTGGGCGTGAGCCAGAACGACGCCGGGCGACTGCTCGGACTGTCCCACCAGGACGTCTCCCGCCTCTCCACAGCCCGCGGCGCCGCCGAATCACGCCCGTGGCGCCTCGGCCCGCTGTCCGCACCGGGTGGACAGGCTGCACCGGGGGGACAGGGCCGACCGGGTGGACAGGGCGGACCGCCGGGCGGACAGGGACCGGCCGGCCCACGCGCACCGGTCGGACCGGGCGCACCGGGCCCCGGACGAGCCGACGGCTACGGCTCCTCCGACGGCGGCACGATCCGCCCGAACCGGCGACTCCACGCACCAACCAGCCGCCCCGCCTGGGCGGTCAGGGACGATGACGCCGACGCCGGGGCTCGTACCTGGAGTGACGCCTGA